In a genomic window of Methylobacter sp. YRD-M1:
- a CDS encoding glutamate synthase-related protein: protein MTENSRLGSKEQMLYNDELSQDSCGVGFITHKKSVQTHDLLIKSHEALCTIPHRGGMSAEGIGDGAGVNIDLSLKFFRKITGIENLELGQFGVANFFFPEDHDHYDSAARELVNRHFEAFDLPIIQWRDVPVDNAVLNSASIKAQLPIKQVIFDRPEHLKTATHDQFEKHIQATLLAIEVEGFSRPELNGFYPLSMSSRTQVYKGRLNSFEVIPYFIDLRDKDHAINTLFFHTRFSTNTAPAALMAQPFRYMAHNGELNTDKKNRLSENAIARQHNKHIVFPCGQSDSGRLDQTLTRRINEDNLNIVTAVLAMMPPAWENDTTLSPQVRAMLEYFSLYEEKNDGPAALIFSDGIRVGARLDRLGLRPLRSVETEDYLAVMSEAGQIDFPPKEVLKRGRIEAGGMICFDHSTGEAYNTHQIMERLAQEQDYQALLAQRCIHMSELPKVELSEINDAYSFTIDQRHTAYSLNQESFRFLLDPMLATGMEKISAMGYGIAPNALSGTEGGMSRYFSQRFAQVTNPPLDSLRESDGMTLRVALGAKPTFSDEYSKQLVIDSPILQRTQLEQIRRQTAVSVVTLDMLYTPDFNDAKRNEESLEAALLAVCEQVENAARKNTGIIILSDINISQDKAAIPALLMIAAANQHLVKQGLRFNSSLVAETGQAASSHDIATILGFGASAVCPVSVHNRALSHYAAGERQKALYNFQKAAEKSLLKTMGKFGLCTVESYIGGEFFESNYLDTDEPKLRPYFPNIHSSVGGARYADIAASATEWHQKALSVHEEKDIPFLGLFKERQEGAGHSFGNTAVREYINMTDEEILYIPQDKSPVASDTAYVDFGYEKRTPEQIDAFGITPAYRSFTKNLYLERDSRPAALRDIMDFPADVSTAETVADFDRTLGKQNLRGNINYLIRGLKVAQIDNASFSISFTENSSEARLEQLAQHFKKRFADTEFSATVTDNALNIKAADAASLLVNYLSSIRSARDPLALAEVQPAHEITATLASGAMSHGALLAEAHEAVAQGTNIVGALSNSGEGGEHSSRFNTLRSSKIKQFASGRFGVWAGYLADLNIREIEIKIGQGAKPGEGGQLPAPKVSVEIAALRGGTPKVELVSPPPHHDTYSIEDLGQLIHDAKAARVKVGVKLVSSEGIGTIAVGVAKAGADVINVAGNTGGTGAAAVTSLKNTGRSPEIGIAEVHQALAVNGLRDKVVLRCSAAHQSGLDVVKSAILGADSFEFGTTALMMLRCVMAKNCNIKCPAGLTTEHEEFKGDARVLAQYFMNLAHEVREILAVLGYRNLREIRGKTDLLHLINHEAMIGQLDLTRLLAQVSEVKVEKPIYLEADFSVDDAIIKRFKTDIIDGNKQQLIIEGADFKLNNRNKTVGGQAAIDIERILTYELSDELVARSQIIYTNQHGRRYLAPDSVIIRTHGSAGQSYAAFMNDGMRMEHTGTCNDGVGKSACGGTLIVESPGGGIKTPGNNVLIGNFALFGASGGKAFINGEAGDRFAVRNSGAMAVVEGVGDFACEYMTNGAVLNIGRFGKGFCNGMSGGNAYQYDPEDRLQSLYDKSSVELHSLAEDTDPARTHEQFILHMLEQHAEYANSSRARWLLDNWTTERVHFKFTLPLWLYKTQTAKYLQQSLDRKEIIEELSMALAAEQVEQVRQAYKTTQPLFGGAIPAYGTTDTALMFKLVNSFSVFEKAQSYARDMLKHLPEALQTESQIEQAARKLILERPRKLQELLVKNTREAYSNYSDDQLACLLAVKRLNDYKKALIKRDVQSIYSIGSTAWIIEQEKINREALAGIPSIEEYLAGLVGLGIVQDMMSVQPA from the coding sequence ATGACTGAAAATTCCCGATTAGGTAGTAAAGAACAGATGCTGTATAACGATGAATTGTCGCAGGACAGCTGCGGCGTGGGTTTTATTACTCACAAAAAGAGCGTACAAACTCATGATCTGCTAATTAAATCACACGAAGCGCTTTGCACTATTCCACATCGCGGCGGCATGAGTGCAGAAGGAATTGGCGATGGTGCTGGCGTTAACATTGATTTATCTCTTAAGTTCTTTCGCAAGATCACCGGCATCGAAAATCTGGAACTCGGTCAGTTTGGCGTAGCCAACTTCTTTTTCCCGGAAGATCATGATCACTATGACTCCGCGGCAAGAGAACTTGTTAACCGCCACTTCGAGGCATTTGATCTGCCAATTATTCAATGGCGAGACGTCCCGGTTGATAACGCCGTGCTCAATTCCGCTTCGATCAAAGCGCAGCTGCCTATCAAGCAGGTGATTTTCGACCGCCCGGAGCATTTAAAAACGGCTACGCATGATCAGTTTGAAAAGCATATTCAGGCCACTTTGCTGGCTATTGAAGTTGAAGGCTTCTCGCGCCCTGAATTGAACGGCTTTTATCCTTTATCCATGAGTTCGCGGACGCAGGTTTACAAAGGCCGGCTCAACTCTTTTGAAGTCATTCCGTACTTTATAGATCTGCGCGACAAGGATCACGCGATCAACACGCTGTTTTTCCATACCCGGTTTTCAACCAACACAGCTCCGGCCGCACTGATGGCTCAGCCATTCCGTTATATGGCCCATAATGGCGAGCTGAACACCGACAAGAAAAACCGTTTGAGCGAAAACGCCATCGCACGCCAGCATAACAAACACATTGTGTTCCCGTGCGGCCAATCGGACTCCGGCCGTTTGGACCAAACCCTGACACGCCGCATCAACGAAGACAATCTCAATATCGTCACGGCCGTGTTGGCGATGATGCCGCCTGCCTGGGAAAACGATACAACCCTGTCACCGCAAGTACGCGCCATGCTGGAATATTTCAGCTTGTACGAAGAAAAGAACGACGGTCCGGCGGCATTGATTTTCAGCGACGGCATACGCGTCGGCGCCCGCCTGGACCGCCTCGGCCTGCGCCCTCTGCGCTCAGTTGAAACCGAAGACTATCTGGCTGTCATGTCAGAAGCCGGGCAAATTGATTTCCCTCCGAAGGAAGTCTTAAAACGCGGGCGTATTGAAGCCGGCGGCATGATCTGCTTCGACCACAGCACCGGCGAAGCTTACAATACCCACCAGATTATGGAGCGCCTGGCCCAGGAGCAGGACTACCAGGCGTTATTGGCGCAACGCTGCATCCATATGTCGGAACTGCCGAAAGTTGAGCTGTCCGAGATTAATGACGCGTATTCCTTCACGATAGACCAGCGACACACCGCTTACTCGCTCAACCAGGAAAGCTTCAGATTCCTGCTTGACCCGATGCTGGCTACCGGCATGGAAAAAATATCAGCCATGGGCTACGGTATCGCGCCTAACGCGCTGTCCGGCACGGAAGGCGGCATGTCTCGCTATTTCAGCCAGCGCTTTGCACAGGTGACCAACCCGCCGCTCGACTCCCTCAGAGAGAGCGACGGCATGACCTTGCGCGTTGCCTTGGGCGCCAAGCCGACTTTTTCGGACGAATACAGCAAACAGCTCGTCATCGATTCGCCGATTCTGCAGCGCACCCAACTGGAACAGATCCGCAGACAAACAGCTGTCAGCGTCGTCACGCTGGACATGCTGTATACACCCGATTTCAATGATGCGAAACGCAACGAAGAGTCTTTGGAAGCGGCGTTATTGGCCGTCTGCGAGCAGGTTGAGAACGCCGCCCGCAAAAATACCGGCATTATCATCCTGAGCGACATCAATATCAGCCAAGATAAGGCCGCCATTCCGGCTCTGCTGATGATTGCGGCCGCCAACCAGCACCTGGTCAAACAGGGTCTGCGCTTTAATTCATCGCTGGTCGCAGAAACCGGACAGGCAGCCAGTTCACATGATATCGCCACGATTTTAGGCTTCGGCGCTTCGGCGGTTTGCCCTGTCAGCGTGCATAACCGGGCGCTCAGCCATTATGCGGCAGGCGAACGGCAAAAAGCGCTGTACAATTTCCAAAAAGCCGCTGAAAAGTCGCTCCTGAAAACCATGGGCAAATTCGGTCTGTGCACCGTGGAAAGCTATATTGGCGGGGAATTCTTCGAATCCAATTATCTGGATACCGACGAGCCTAAATTACGTCCTTATTTTCCTAATATCCATTCTTCAGTCGGCGGCGCGCGTTATGCCGATATCGCAGCCAGCGCGACAGAATGGCATCAAAAAGCGCTGTCCGTGCATGAGGAAAAAGACATTCCGTTCCTGGGGCTGTTCAAGGAACGTCAGGAGGGCGCCGGCCATAGCTTCGGCAATACCGCAGTCCGGGAATATATCAATATGACCGACGAGGAGATTCTGTATATTCCGCAGGATAAATCGCCTGTTGCCAGCGATACGGCCTATGTCGATTTCGGCTATGAAAAGCGCACGCCGGAACAAATAGATGCCTTCGGCATTACACCGGCTTATCGCAGTTTTACCAAAAACCTGTACCTTGAGCGCGATTCCAGACCGGCCGCCTTGCGCGACATCATGGATTTTCCGGCTGACGTCAGCACTGCCGAGACAGTTGCCGATTTCGACCGTACGCTCGGCAAACAGAACCTGCGCGGCAATATCAACTATTTGATCCGCGGCCTGAAGGTTGCTCAAATCGATAATGCCTCTTTCAGTATCAGTTTTACTGAAAACTCATCCGAAGCGCGTTTAGAACAACTGGCACAGCACTTTAAAAAACGTTTCGCCGATACTGAGTTCAGCGCGACTGTTACAGACAATGCGTTAAACATCAAAGCGGCCGATGCTGCCAGCCTCTTGGTCAACTATTTATCGTCCATCCGGAGCGCGCGCGATCCGCTTGCCTTGGCTGAAGTGCAGCCGGCTCATGAAATCACCGCAACCCTGGCTTCCGGCGCGATGAGCCACGGCGCTCTGCTGGCGGAGGCGCACGAAGCGGTCGCTCAGGGCACGAACATTGTCGGCGCGCTCAGCAACTCGGGTGAAGGCGGCGAGCATTCCAGCCGTTTCAACACATTGCGCTCGAGCAAAATCAAACAATTCGCATCAGGACGTTTTGGCGTCTGGGCCGGCTATCTGGCTGACCTTAATATTCGAGAGATTGAGATTAAAATCGGCCAGGGCGCCAAGCCGGGCGAAGGCGGACAGCTGCCTGCGCCTAAAGTTTCGGTCGAGATTGCCGCTTTACGCGGCGGCACGCCCAAAGTTGAACTGGTCAGTCCGCCGCCGCATCACGATACCTACTCCATCGAAGATTTGGGGCAATTGATTCATGATGCCAAAGCCGCGCGCGTAAAAGTCGGCGTTAAGCTGGTGTCATCGGAAGGCATCGGCACGATTGCCGTCGGTGTCGCCAAAGCCGGCGCCGACGTGATCAACGTGGCCGGCAATACCGGCGGTACCGGCGCGGCGGCCGTAACCAGCCTGAAAAACACCGGCCGCTCGCCTGAAATCGGTATCGCCGAAGTGCATCAGGCATTGGCCGTCAACGGCCTGCGCGACAAAGTCGTATTGCGTTGCAGTGCCGCACATCAAAGCGGATTGGACGTCGTTAAATCGGCTATTTTAGGCGCCGACTCCTTTGAATTCGGCACCACAGCATTAATGATGCTGCGCTGTGTCATGGCCAAGAACTGCAACATCAAATGCCCGGCCGGTCTGACCACCGAGCATGAAGAGTTCAAAGGCGATGCGCGCGTACTGGCCCAATACTTCATGAATCTGGCTCACGAAGTCAGGGAAATACTGGCTGTATTAGGCTACCGGAACCTGCGCGAAATACGCGGCAAAACCGATCTGCTGCACCTGATCAATCACGAAGCCATGATTGGCCAGCTGGATCTGACCCGTTTGCTTGCGCAAGTGAGCGAGGTAAAAGTTGAGAAACCGATCTATCTGGAAGCGGACTTCAGCGTTGATGACGCCATTATCAAACGGTTTAAAACCGATATTATTGACGGCAATAAACAGCAGCTCATTATCGAAGGCGCCGACTTCAAGCTGAACAACCGCAATAAAACAGTGGGCGGCCAGGCTGCGATCGATATCGAGCGCATACTGACCTATGAACTCAGCGATGAGCTGGTTGCCCGCTCCCAGATCATTTACACCAACCAGCATGGCCGCCGTTATCTGGCGCCGGACAGCGTGATCATCCGCACGCACGGCTCAGCCGGACAAAGTTATGCCGCCTTTATGAATGACGGCATGCGCATGGAGCATACCGGCACCTGCAACGACGGCGTCGGCAAGTCGGCCTGCGGCGGTACGCTGATCGTCGAATCGCCGGGCGGCGGCATCAAAACACCAGGCAATAACGTGCTGATCGGCAACTTTGCCCTGTTCGGAGCCAGCGGCGGCAAAGCCTTTATCAACGGCGAAGCCGGCGATCGGTTTGCAGTGAGAAACTCAGGCGCTATGGCAGTCGTTGAAGGCGTCGGCGATTTCGCCTGCGAATATATGACCAACGGCGCCGTGCTGAACATAGGCCGGTTCGGCAAAGGCTTCTGCAATGGCATGTCCGGCGGCAATGCCTATCAGTATGACCCGGAAGACCGGTTACAAAGCCTGTATGACAAATCGTCCGTCGAATTGCACTCTCTGGCTGAAGATACTGATCCTGCCCGGACTCATGAACAGTTCATTCTGCATATGCTCGAGCAACATGCCGAATATGCCAACTCAAGCAGGGCCAGATGGCTGCTTGACAACTGGACTACTGAGCGCGTGCATTTCAAGTTTACACTGCCGCTGTGGCTCTATAAAACACAGACAGCCAAATATTTGCAGCAATCGCTCGATCGCAAGGAAATAATCGAGGAATTGTCAATGGCACTAGCTGCCGAGCAGGTTGAGCAGGTCAGACAGGCATACAAGACAACACAACCGTTGTTCGGGGGCGCGATTCCGGCCTATGGCACAACGGATACGGCATTGATGTTCAAGCTGGTCAATAGCTTCTCAGTGTTTGAAAAAGCACAGTCCTATGCCCGCGATATGCTTAAACATCTGCCTGAAGCGTTGCAAACAGAAAGCCAGATAGAGCAGGCTGCTCGCAAACTGATCTTGGAGCGCCCGCGCAAACTGCAGGAATTGCTGGTTAAAAACACGCGCGAAGCTTACAGCAATTACAGCGATGATCAGCTTGCCTGTCTGCTGGCAGTCAAACGCCTCAATGATTATAAGAAGGCGTTAATCAAGCGTGATGTACAAAGCATTTACTCAATAGGCTCCACAGCCTGGATTATTGAGCAGGAAAAAATCAACAGAGAAGCGCTGGCCGGCATTCCTTCCATTGAGGAATATCTGGCTGGGCTCGTCGGATTGGGCATTGTCCAGGACATGATGAGCGTACAACCCGCTTAA
- a CDS encoding FAD-dependent monooxygenase — MKEHFDVVIVGGGMVGAALACSLGGSLLKVAVIENSLPQAFSADQPHDLRVSALSIASKNILETVGAWRGVTSRRFCPFRRMRVWETAGDTEFCSDDIGHAELGYIVENRVTQLALLDRLRDFSNIELICPAMINRISYSAESQNDHSELELADGRLLSAKVLVAADGGQSRVRQAVGLGVTSWDYKQHALVIYIETDYEQQDITWQRFVPSGPQAFLPLTGHYGSIVWYNSSDEVSRLKALSHEELMAELVAAFPDCLGKVRGVLGTASFPLKRQHAQDYAKPGVVLVGDAAHMINPLAGQGVNIGLLDAAALGEVLVEAQKQGQAIDDMAVLKRYEKLRRNENLRMMTVMDVFYRVFSNEILPVKFLRNLGLGLAERLSPAKNKVMRMAMGLDGSLPKLAKGQSIV, encoded by the coding sequence ATGAAAGAGCATTTTGATGTTGTAATCGTAGGCGGCGGCATGGTAGGTGCGGCCTTAGCTTGTAGCTTGGGCGGCAGCTTATTGAAGGTGGCTGTAATAGAAAATTCGCTGCCGCAGGCGTTTTCTGCCGATCAGCCGCATGACTTGAGGGTTTCGGCGCTCAGTATTGCGTCGAAAAACATCCTTGAAACGGTCGGCGCCTGGCGGGGCGTCACCAGCCGCAGATTTTGCCCGTTCCGGCGCATGCGCGTCTGGGAGACGGCCGGCGACACGGAATTTTGCAGTGATGATATCGGTCATGCTGAGCTGGGCTATATTGTTGAGAATCGTGTGACGCAGCTGGCCTTATTGGACCGCTTGCGCGATTTCAGCAACATCGAACTGATCTGTCCTGCCATGATTAACAGAATCAGTTATTCAGCTGAGAGTCAAAATGATCATTCCGAACTGGAATTGGCTGATGGTCGCCTGTTGTCGGCAAAGGTGCTGGTTGCGGCAGACGGCGGGCAGTCCAGGGTCAGGCAGGCCGTGGGCTTGGGTGTAACAAGCTGGGATTATAAACAGCACGCCCTGGTCATTTATATTGAGACGGATTACGAGCAGCAGGATATCACCTGGCAGCGTTTCGTACCTAGCGGGCCGCAGGCGTTTTTGCCGTTGACGGGGCATTATGGCTCCATAGTCTGGTACAACTCGTCGGATGAGGTGTCCCGATTAAAAGCATTATCTCATGAGGAACTAATGGCCGAGCTGGTGGCTGCGTTTCCTGACTGTCTTGGTAAAGTTAGGGGGGTTCTCGGCACAGCCAGTTTTCCTTTAAAACGGCAACATGCGCAAGATTACGCCAAGCCCGGCGTTGTTCTGGTCGGCGATGCGGCGCACATGATCAATCCGCTGGCCGGGCAAGGGGTGAATATCGGCCTATTGGATGCAGCCGCGTTGGGCGAGGTTTTGGTTGAGGCGCAGAAGCAGGGGCAGGCTATTGATGACATGGCCGTTCTAAAGCGCTACGAGAAGTTGCGGCGCAACGAAAACCTGAGAATGATGACGGTTATGGATGTTTTTTACCGCGTATTCAGTAACGAGATATTGCCGGTCAAGTTCTTGCGGAACCTGGGCTTGGGACTGGCCGAACGACTTTCGCCGGCAAAAAACAAAGTCATGCGCATGGCCATGGGCCTGGATGGCAGCCTGCCCAAACTCGCC